CCACCCTGTCCGGCCCCACCGAGACCTCCAACAAGCAGACCATCCAGACCTGCATCGGCTTCTGCAGGAAGCAGCGGTACAAGGTCAGCCTCGCTCTTCTCGGCCGACGCGCAAACTCCGGCCCCAAACCGAGCCACGAAAGCGCCGATAGGATAGATGAGGAgatgcccccccctccaaaaaaaaaatcgttctaCATGAAAGTGAAATTTTTTATGTTAACTCCTTCAGTAGcaaccaattctagaccaagtctgaaaagacgtttaaaaacgtcattgggagtgaatgagttaaggacgaCTGTCCCACGAATGGCAAGCCAACAATGGCGCCGCCATAAATTCCTTGCTTGTGAGCGGAGGCGACCGGGTGGGCGGGGGGTCGGGCTTTGCGCCGCGCGTACCTCGGCTGGTGGGACGGAAAGCGTGACGTCACACAATGGCTTCCCTTTGAATGGCGGCACAATGGCACGTTTGAGCGGGACGACTTTTTCCGCATTCCCGCAGTCCCGTTTTCTTACTTTAGAGTTACGACATCTGCTCGTGACGAGATGAGGCCAATTGTAAAGAGAGggagcaaagggggggggggggcgagaagtGACAACGCTGAGGACTCGCCGCCTCTTTTTGACGGTGGGTGGGCTTGAATGGCTCCAATTGAGTTCCCGGTGGCCATTTTTATCCGGACGCCATTTCTCCCCCACAACAATGACGATGAATCTTGCGCAAGAGTTTGTTGGCTTGCCAGATGGCGAAACGCCCAAAACGTGGCCACGAGGCCAACCGATGAGCCcgaaatttggggggggggcttccaaaAACCCGCGTTATGTGCAGacctggcccaaaaaaaaaatctgcgagtCTGAGCTGGCGTGACACGTGTGTCGTGTGCGCAGCTGGCCGGCATGGAGTCGGGCTTCGCCTGCTTCTGCGGCAACGAGGCGGACCTGGCGCAGCGcggccccgcccccggcgccgaCTGCAACCACGTTTGTTTCGGCGACCACAGGCAGCCGTGCGGCGGAGACGGCTGGCTCATCGTTTTTGACAGTGAGTTGCgctcgatggggggggggggggggtgcttgaacccccccccccaaatcccactttttgatttgatttttttttttgtcagctcgGGTGGGTTCCTGCGGCGGCAATTACTCGTCGCCCTCGGGCGTCATCTACTCGCCGGACTTCCCGGACAAATACGGCGCCGGCCGCGCTTGCTACTGGACGGTGCAGGTGTCGGGCGCGTCCGCCATCCTCTTCAACTTCACCCTCTTCGACATCAGCGATCAGGCCGACATGGTGGAGCTGCTCAACGGCTACACCAAGGAGGTGGTGGCGCGCTTCGACCGGCGCGCGCCCCCCCGCCGCCCGCTCAACGTCACCGCCGACTTTGTCATCCTCTACTTCTACTCGGACGGCAGCAACCAGGCGCGGGGCTTCGTGCTGCTCTACCAAGGTGGGACTTTCTCACGTCTCTTCCGTCCCCAAACGGGTCCGTTCATCCGGGGTGACGCGTTTGGCGGCCGCCTTTCTCCGCAGCGCTGAGAAGCCGGCTTGACGGGGAGAGCGCCGAGGACGGGGGCCTCTCCGGCACGCCGCGACCCCGGGCGCCCCCCGGCGTCACCAACGGGACCGCCCAAGGCCGCGCCTCCTCGTCCTCGCAGGTCCTCTACGTGATCACGTCCAGCCCCGGCCAACCGCGGCGCAACGTGCCAGGTCAGTGGGCTGGACCCGGACGCGGCGGCGGACGCGGCGCCAGTATGTCCAGCTCCTCCGTGCACACTCCAAATGCTTCCGGCGCTCCTCCGAAGCGCTTTGTTGGAAACTCGAGTCGGATGTCCAAACGGGTTGTGTCCCGGCCGGGCGACCGCCCTGACGCCAGGGTCTCACCCGGTTTTGTCTTTTGGCAGCGTGGACCATCTACGCCCTGGCCGGCCTCCTGGTCCTCACTGTGGCCGCCCTGCTGGCCAAGCTGCTGCTGCACATCACGCTCAAGTAGGCTTggtcactattttttttaattttatctttCAACGCCGTTTCATGCCACTCCTGGTTGAGGTctgctgtcaaagtaaacatccaACTAAGACGAGATCACGTCGAGCGTTGCCTTGAGGTCGCTGGCTTCATGCTTTCACACCTCATTTTAACGCTCGCATCAAAAAGCCAAAATGATCCCATAAATTGTCGCTTTCAAAAATGGCCAACTTGGACTTCAATTCAGTTCACTTGCGTTTgagtcaaatgttttattttttttaataaatcaacAATGTTGGGTGTCAGAATCGGTTGAAGGCGCGCTAGCTCCAAGGTTAGCATTTGAGACTTGAGAAACCATGGTCACATTTCCCTGGCATGGCATCCCCAGGTCTCCCCGAATCCCCGCGGCGAGCGGCTCGGACGGCTGCGGCCAAAGCGTCTCCACGTCGTCGGAGCCGTGGATCATCCTCTACCGGCCTTCCACCATCTCCCTCTTCAAGAAGAAGCTCaagaaccaccaccaccaccaccacggcgACCTCAGCCCCCTAGTGGGCAACTAGCACAAGCCGTCGAGCGCTTCCTCCGAACTCCTTGCTTAGCAAGGCGCTAAGCTAACCTTGGGCTCACGCGGCTACGGCCCCCTCCGGCCGGGACGGATGCCGCCTTCCCCTCGGCCAAGCTTCTCCGTCACAACTTGGGCATCAAATGCAAAAGTTTTCAGGGCGGCCGGTCGCCCTCGCAGGGGAGAGGATGGGCCGCTCACGAGCGGCAGCGGACGTGTCGCTGCGGCGTGGCGTTCAAGTGCTTGACGGCggatacccccccacccccactaagACTCCCCATATGGGACGGGGATTTATTTTTGTACGGCTTTGTAGATAGTCGGGATGAGGCATTTCAAGACCAGCTCATTTATCTTCTTGATCTTTCCTGAACAAATTGTTCACCTTACGTTTGAAACGTGGGCGGGCTGGGGAAACGCCAGAGGGTCAAAGGTGTCGGGACACCCGCCCAAGATTGACAATCCAAGGAAAATGGCCGACTGCCAACATCGATtagaatgtgagcgtggagaCGTTGACGCGGTGCGTTTCGGGCATGGTCGCACAGCCCCCAAGCAAGTATAGCACTCAAACGATCATCATGAcctttgggcggcccggtcgtccagtggctAGCGTGTCGACTTCACCATGCAGAGAGGTGGCGGGTCCGATTCGGGCTCCGGGCTTCCCGTGAGGCGTTTGCGTGTTCTTTtctcctccggtttcctcccacgttccgaaAACATCTGTCTTTGGAGCCGACGGCAATCCAGACCGCATCGCGGCGCAGCTGCGGAGCAAACGCAACGCAAACGTTAGCTATTTTGCACGGGCTGTCGAGCAGGGACCGATAAGACCCCGCCCGCCTCCCGGCTGCGCGCCATTTTTGAGAGGAACCGACTGCGCGGTAACAATTAATGTGACCGGTCGGCATTTTTCCTGTTGGATGAAATTATGCAAATGATTTGTGGTCGCGCGTGGATGTGCCGCAGGCAGAACCGCCATCGGCATCATTTTCATCGTCTTGCTCATCAAACAAATATGTACATAGCAGAAATCTATAATTTATATGGTAAATTATTGTTTATTGTCCATGTGAACgggtaccattttttttgtattaataaaaaaaaaacaaatacaacaaagaaaaaaaatgctagtaGCTGCGTTGTTTTCGTGTCCtggttgcaaaaacaaaatctgcatgTTCCTTCAGGGCTGTTTGCTTCCCCCGCCTCCATTGATCTATTTTTCTTTCTGGGAAAATCTGAAACATTTTGCGACAAATTCAGCGTGACGTGTTTTTGGGGGGCGCGTTTTGGTGACACTGAAATGCTTGTCAGATGTGGCAAATGGCTCACAGatccacacgcacaaacacacatggagGTCGGACACCCGCGCTTCACTCCTACCGTCATCATTATCCTGGACCAAACTATCCTCTTGGACCAGTAaggcacttttttccccctcgggaGGGGGTTATTTTGTGAATCCAATGCCAACGAGCCGCGGGAGTCTATTTAAAACACACGTGCAACACATCAAACCATGAGTTCTTCGGATCAGCCAAAACGCGGAATTATGATATAAAAGGATAGTAAAGTAGATCAATATTTTTATTCTGTTAAATTTGTTCACGTCAACTTGGATTCGCTCCAAAGACTTCCGCTCaactgttttatttgtattatacTCTGGCGCCCTCTCTCGGGACGTTtgggtgattgtttttttggattTGATTATTTAGATGCAAATGGTAGTCGCTTGTTGATGACGTCACGCTTCCGTCGCATCGGTCAAGATGGCGGCCTCCGTTCGTCCGCTGCTGGAGCGGATGATTTTTCGTCCATCTGCCGGGGCGGTTTCCGTCTCCGTGGCGGACGGCTGGCGCCCGTCGCCCCGCTGCTACGCGACAGCGTCCTGCCGAAGTTTTAGCGGCGGAGCCGCGGAGAAAAGCACCCATTTCGGCTTCGAAACGGTCCCGGAATCCGAGAAGGCGAAGAAAGGTGAGTCGACGGCCAACTTCGTGGTGAATGCAGTCAAAGAGTTGAGTTGAACAAACTAAACAATTTGTCATGGCGCAGTCGATCGAATGCGGAAAGAACATTTGTGACGTCTTGGCCGCAGTGTACACCGTGTTTGAGAACGTCGCGCACAAGTATGACGTGATGAACGACGCCATGAGTCTGGGCATCCATCGTCTATGGAAAGACGCGCTGCTGCGTGCCGCGCACCCCCAGCCCGGGGCGCGCCTCCTGGACGTGGCCGGCGGAACAGGTGCGTCCCAAAAAGACAAGAACATCCCTTCCGAATGATGGCATCCGTCGTCGGACTTGGGTGGCGATTGTTTGACGCGCCACGAGAGGGCGCCTGCGTGCCACTTGGATTTGACGAGCAACcgcggtcgccccccccccccctttccaacgtggccgattcaaatgatcgggaTGCTTCTCGGGCTCCCGACCGGCTCGCTGAGATTCATTTGAAGGAGGAAGACGGCTAAAAACGAAAATGACTTACTTTTTTTGCGTTCGTGACATCCTAAAATCAGGCCAAAGTGACACCCCCCTCCAAATTTTGTGCGCGTGATAAAAGTCGTCAGGCAGGCGTGGCTAATCTTGTGTCGCCTCGTCTCAGGGGACATCGCCTTCCGTTTCCTGGAATATGTGGGCTCCCAGAAAGGGCGGTGGGCCGGGCGCTCCTCGTGGTGGCAGGACATCTGCCAGAAGGACCCGGGCAACCGGGAGGAGGGTGAGGAGGGCCCCACCCGGGACTCCAGGGTGGTGGTCTGCGACATCAACAAGGAGATGCTGAAAGTGGGCAGACGGAAGGCTCGGCGCACGGGCCTCGCCGACGGTGAGGACGCCGTGCGCGCTCGAGACAAAAATGGAGCGCGCCCTCGGCGGCCAGCGAAGCCGCTTTCTTCGTGAGGGTGCGCTCCATTTCCCACTTCGcgggtgattttgtttttgtgtgcctaCTCGCTTGTTTTTCCATGCGTGTGTTTTTGGATGCCACTTCTCTTTTGgtgtctgttcttttttttttcttcttcttcttttgaatACGTATCTGTTATGGTTTGATGTTTTTCTCTGTGCATCtcttattttgtgtgcgtgttcccGTGTCAGGTGTGCTGTGGGTGGCGGGGGACGCGGAGGAGCTGCCGTTCGACGACGCTcagtttgacatttacaccatcgCGTTTGGCCTTCGCAACGTCACGCACGTGGAGCTGGTAAGCGCTTTCATCATGTTATTTTggcggaggggggcggggcctcTTGGAATGTTGCAAACTCCCGTTCGCGGTGTGGAAAAGTCGTCGCTCGGAGGCGGTCAAATGATGTGACCCCGTTGGCGGGAATGACTGGCGTCTTTCTTCAGGCCCTGCGCGAGGCTTTGCGGGTCCTGAAGCCCGGGGGCAGGTTCATGTGCTTGGAGTTCAGCCGGGTGACCGATCCCGTCTTGGCCAGGTGAGCCGCAAGGGCCGCGCCGTGCCGTCGGCACTCGACCGAGACGTTCACAATctgctttgtgtttttctttgggaGGCTTTACGACGCTTACAGCTTCCAGGTGATCCCGCTTTTGGGAGAGGTCATCGCCGGAGACTGGAAATCCTACCGCTATTTGGTGGAAAGCATCCGCAGGTTTCCCGCTCAGGTAGCGACAAAAACACCTCGGCCGTCGGCGTTGGCTCGTTCCATTTGCggtgtacatttttttactcCAGAAAGTGTGCCCGCAACAGGAGGCGttgaaggagctgctggaggatgcGGGCTTTTGCCGCGTCGGCTACCGCAACATGAGCGGGGGTGTGGTCTCCCTTCACTCGGGTTTCAAGCTGTGACGGTGACGAGGGCTCGCGTCCGCGCGACGCCGCCTTGCGCGCTACTGCCGGATGACCGCCATCGCCGTGTGCTCGGCCTATGAGGGAAGACCCGGAAAGGAAGACCTCGTCCCTGGATGATCCCTGGAGCTCGGGTGACCCCTCCGGATCGGCAGTGTGGGGAGGAGGAtgctatttttttgtcctttgtcacaatacaatacagtctGACTTCTATGGCGCTTTCAcaagcggcagctgtaacaaagcgcttccacaaaacagtgaacataaagtcaaataataaacacaacacttcacacaaaacatggacagtcgtgcagtccgaaccgcttttccgtcacacgctttgttgtttgaagctgtttgacatgaaagaggagagaatcaaagtggatcagagacgtcatgcgtcggctacaagcttagtttcaaagtcaacatccATTCTCATGAAGTGTTTTGTAAAGGAttcgttcattaaatttcaacattttccaaatgttgttgtgcttctttataccaaaacaaaggaaagacaatgttttggttgtttatagtgatgtatagtaaggtgtttttagcccccccaaaaaacatacagaaaggcgttttagccgaaaaaaaacaaccgtgtaaaggatgtttttagccgaaaaaccacccgaccatgtatagtaaggcgtttttcgacgaaaaaaacgaccatgtatagtaaggcgtttttagccaaaataaaaacgaccatgtatagtaaggcgtttttagccaaaataaaaacgaccatgtatagtaaggtgtttttagctgaaaaaaaaacgaccatgtatagtaaggcgtttttcactgaaaaaaacaaccatgtatagtaaggcgtttttcaacaaaaaaaacgaccatgtatagtaaggcatttttcaacgaaaaaaaacaccatgtatagtaaggtgtttttctatgaaaaaaaacgaccatgtatagtaaggcgtttttagccgaaaaaaacgaccatgtatagtaaggcgttttaagacgaaaaaacgaccatgtatagtaaggcgttttgagacgaaaaaaatcgaccatgtatagtaaggcgtttttcaacgaaaaaaaacaccatgtatagtaaggtgtttttctatgaaaaaaaacgaccatgtatagtaaggcgtttttagccgaaaaaaacgaccatgtatagtaaggtgtttttagccaaaataaaaacgaccatgtatagtaaggtgtttttagctgaaaaaaaacgaccatgtatagtaaggcgtttttcactgaaaaaaacgaccatgtatagtaaggcatttcaacaaaaaaaaaacgaccacgtatagtaaggcatttttcaacgaaaaaaaacatgtatagtaaggtgtttttctatgaaaaaaacgaccatgtatagtaaggcgtttttagccgaaaaaaaagaccatgtatagtaaggcatttttcgacaaaaaaaaacgaccatgtatagtaaggcgttttaagacgaaaaaaccaccatgtatagtaaggcgtttttaggtcgtttttttgtcgaaaaacgccttactatacatggtcgtttttattttggctaaaaacgccttactatacatggtcgttttttcggctaaaaacgccttcctttacatggtcgttttttcagctaaaaacgccttgctttaaatggtcgcttttttcgggtcaaaaacgccttactgtacatggtcgttttttggggctagaaacgccttcctatacatggtctttttttcgtcttaaaacgccttcctatacatggtcgtttttttcgtctaaaaaccccttactatacatggtcgttgttgaCTGCCAAATATGTTTTTCTCCAGAGTATTTGGACTTCCTTCCAAACACGATCGGATTGAACGAGCAGCAggcaaagagaaagaaaagacagGACACGTCGGGTACTTCCTTGAATTGGAGTGTATTATTTCACATGTCTCTTATTCCAAAAAGGAGCGTgaccaaatgttttgttttggtcagaAGGTTGAACGGTCTCgctcgcccgcccgcccgcccggtGTGCAACTCATCGCGTATGTACAAAGGGCTCAAGCGCTTTCCCCGCCATCAACTCTGAACAGAAGACGCGGCTTCCAGATAAATATATTAGTCAATAAATATTCCGAGAACATCTTTCCAATCCTGAAATGCCGCCGAGGCCTTCTTGGAAAACCTGTTCAGCTCGCTCGTCTTTCTGAATGAACGAAAATGTCAAAACGAGCCCTTCCTTTGCGTCGCACATTTTCATCCTCCATCTTAAGTGCTACaaacaccaccaacaacaaaaaaacattaaataccAAAACGCTTTGGCCACGCGAGCACATTCGGCAGAAAGCGAGGCCACGGAAGGTTTCCGACTGCCGCCGTTGCCGACTTCATACGGCCGGAGCGCTCTCAGTACTCGGGCCCAAAGTGTTTTCCGAGCTGTGAGATGGAAACAAAGGCCTGGTCTCCTCGGTCCGGGGGCACGGGCGACCTCGGGCCAAGAAGTCGCCGGCGGGCAAAAGGCTGCTTTGGCAGTCGGCGTCCTCAGGGATGATGGCTATTCGCTGGTCGCGCTCGCGGCaggcctgcgcctgcgcctgcgcctgcacCTGCGCCGGGCGGGCCTCCACCTCGGCGTACCGCACGTTGACGGCGTAGTCCTCGGCGTGACGGGGCCCCCCGTGGACCTTCACCTCCTGGTAGAAACAGCAAGGTAGGCCTTCCCCCCGGGCGCGGCGCGCGGACCCCCGCCGCGAGcggcaggcgcaggcgcaggcgacTCCCGGCGCCGCCCCGAGCTCGTCGGCGCCGCTCTCCAGAGACGAGCGGCTGCTGGAGTCGGAGAGCCGGTCCCCGGAGTTGTagggaggggggcggcggcCGTGTCCGGCGGAGGAGGGCGCGGACtcctcgggggcggggggccagGCCTCCCCCGCCGAAGCCCCGCACGGGCTCTTGCTCCGGTAGACGAAGGGGTCGTAGTCGCTACTCAGCGAACTCCGAAAGGTGGAGCGGCTCCCGTACACACCCTGGTTGCTGACTTCGGTGCAGTCCAACACCGAGTCGCTGGAAGAGCAGTGGCAGGGGCCCGAGCcaacgccgtcgccgccgccgccgccaccgctgctgctgctgtcgctGCCGGGGGCAGTCGGCCAGGTAGCCGCTGCACGGCGAGCGCTGGCCGTGGGAGCAGCTCGGGCCCGGAGCGCCGCCCCCGTCGGGGTACGAGAGTCCTTGCCAGAAGGTCCCGTGACCCGGAGCCGGGGGGCCCCGCCCCGCCTCGGGGGGCATCTGGGGGAAAGTCAAGCCCTGGAAGTAGTAGTGCTGATACATGGTTTGGTACTGGGGGTAACACGCCGGCCGCGCCAAGTTGCGGCCGTGGAATTTGGGGCGCTTCAGAGCGGGTTGCTGCGGGGGCGGCCGCGCTTGGTAGGCAGGGGGTCCGCGGTGCTGCAGCGCGCAGCGGTGGGGGTTGAGGGAGCGGTCCAGGTGCAGGGCGGCGTGGTAACTCCGCAGGAAGGAAGAGGCGGCCCGGGGCGAGTACAGACCGGCGGGGTCCGGGTGCTCCGCCATCAGCACGGTGACGGTGTTGCCGTGGGGGTCCACGCCGGTGCGGGTCGGGTAGGCCGTCACCCGGCCGACCCGCTGCTGCGCCCGGCTGCCGGGGTGGTGGACGGGCGGCACCGGCCTCTGCTGCTGCCGCCCGGGCTCCGCGCACGCCAGCTTCTGCTCTGTGGACACAAACCGCAGACGCCACTAAACGGATCGTTCATCGTATGAACTGGGGAGTGGGTGGGGGGAATGCAAAAAAATTGGGCGACGCCCCCCCCACCATTGAAGAATTGATTGGAAGCGTGGAAAACCTTACCGATGATGTTGTGTCTGCAGTGGGGGCAGGTGTGATGCTGCAGCAACCAGGGGTCCACGCATTTCTTGTGGAAGCGGTGAGCACAGGGGATAACCCGCAactcctgtgtgtgtggggggggggggggggggggcatcattcATGATGAGTTAAGGCATGATGGAGAACAGCAAAGAACTCAGCCTGGCCTCCTTTCGTTCAAACATGGAAcgtcaaaatgaacatttgattCGACGATTGGCGCGTTAAGTCAATCAAGAAAAGTACGGCTTTTTGGTTTTTCATTTGGCTAACTTAGTCCATTTTGGCTAACTTAGTCCATTTtgcataaaatataaaaatatgaaatgcgCCGGCCACGAACTGCATCGCGCCTTGACTTGTTGAAGATGTCGCGCGAACCAAGTCAAGTCCAAGGGAGGCGCCCGCCCGCGGCCAAAGCAAAGAACAAACGGCGCATTTTTCCTGGCGTCGCACCAGAGGGAGCCCGCGAGCGGCGCCGCATTTCCTCCTGGCCCGGGTCACGCGGAAAACTCGTAACGCCCGCCGGGGCCGAGGCGACTATGACGAGAATGCGCGGCGGCGACTTCGAAGGTCCAACTCCTCGGCATTCCTCACGCCAATAAATCCTCCCGACTCATCTTTGAAGTTTTGCCTTTGATGCCTTTCAAGCTTTGGACGGCTCGGCTTCCTGCGCCGCGCCGACACGCTTTCTTGTCTTGGCCTCCATGTGGGGACGCTCGCACACGCTTTCTTGTCTTGGCCTCCACGTGGGGACGCTCGCAAGTCAAACCCGCCACAGAAAGATTAGGACGGAAAGGAAGTGTGCATGATCACATCCTCCAAACACACGGGCTTGTTATCTTGCAGCGGGTGCActaaaaaaagggagggggggggggggcaaagcctAGAATTGAAGGCACTTGTTGTCGCCACGTGTTTGACTAATGTATCTGGAGGCGTCATGATCACGGAACGcgcaaagaaaacaaacgcACGACAGCGGCACGCGGCGGCCTTGTTTGCtcggctttttgttttttttggacgaTAGTTTCACCGAGGAAAGGTGGAAGCGATCCAGCAATGCTCGCGGCTGTCTTGAAATCAGGACGTCTctgatcatttttgtcatgtctgTAGACCGTCATTCTCCTTGTTTGATTGTTGTGCGAAGTTGGAGGTGAgaagcagtggggggggggcgcacctcTCCGTCAATGTACTTCTCCAGGCAGATGGCGCAGTCGGCCGTGGAGCTGCTACTCAGCGAGTCGGAGGTGCCGCGGCCGCTCTCGCGCGccgccgccatcgccgccgccgccgtcgccgccgccgtcatcgCCGCCTTGCCGCCTTTGGCCTTGAACTTGCGCGTTTCCATCTTGTCCAGCGCCTGGCTGGCCATCCTGTTCATGGAGCTCTGCGCAAAGCAAACCACCAGATGAGCTCATTTCCTCTG
This sequence is a window from Hippocampus zosterae strain Florida chromosome 6, ASM2543408v3, whole genome shotgun sequence. Protein-coding genes within it:
- the kremen1 gene encoding kremen protein 1 isoform X2; translation: MEPRTAAAAWLLLAGFSFLSSASLSHLDTECYTANGEDYRGFQKQTSLPEGKACLFWNETFQHPYNTLKYPNGEGGLGSHNYCRNPDGDVQPWCYIADHEDGIYWRYCDIPTCQMPGNLGCFRDSGDPPTLSGPTETSNKQTIQTCIGFCRKQRYKLAGMESGFACFCGNEADLAQRGPAPGADCNHVCFGDHRQPCGGDGWLIVFDTRVGSCGGNYSSPSGVIYSPDFPDKYGAGRACYWTVQVSGASAILFNFTLFDISDQADMVELLNGYTKEVVARFDRRAPPRRPLNVTADFVILYFYSDGSNQARGFVLLYQALRSRLDGESAEDGGLSGTPRPRAPPGVTNGTAQGRASSSSQVLYVITSSPGQPRRNVPAWTIYALAGLLVLTVAALLAKLLLHITLKSPRIPAASGSDGCGQSVSTSSEPWIILYRPSTISLFKKKLKNHHHHHHGDLSPLVGN
- the kremen1 gene encoding kremen protein 1 isoform X3 is translated as MEPRTAAAAWLLLAGFSFLSSASLSHLDTECYTANGEDYRGFQKQTSLPEGKACLFWNETFQHPYNTLKYPNGEGGLGSHNYCRNPDGDVQPWCYIADHEDGIYWRYCDIPTCQMPGNLGCFRDSGDPPTLSGPTETSNKQTIQTCIGFCRKQRYKLAGMESGFACFCGNEADLAQRGPAPGADCNHVCFGDHRQPCGGDGWLIVFDTRVGSCGGNYSSPSGVIYSPDFPDKYGAGRACYWTVQVSGASAILFNFTLFDISDQADMVELLNGYTKEVVARFDRRAPPRRPLNVTADFVILYFYSDGSNQARGFVLLYQAWTIYALAGLLVLTVAALLAKLLLHITLKSPRIPAASGSDGCGQSVSTSSEPWIILYRPSTISLFKKKLKNHHHHHHGDLSPLVGN
- the kremen1 gene encoding kremen protein 1 isoform X1; this encodes MEPRTAAAAWLLLAGFSFLSSASLSHLDTECYTANGEDYRGFQKQTSLPEGKACLFWNETFQHPYNTLKYPNGEGGLGSHNYCRNPDGDVQPWCYIADHEDGIYWRYCDIPTCQMPGNLGCFRDSGDPPTLSGPTETSNKQTIQTCIGFCRKQRYKLAGMESGFACFCGNEADLAQRGPAPGADCNHVCFGDHRQPCGGDGWLIVFDTRVGSCGGNYSSPSGVIYSPDFPDKYGAGRACYWTVQVSGASAILFNFTLFDISDQADMVELLNGYTKEVVARFDRRAPPRRPLNVTADFVILYFYSDGSNQARGFVLLYQALRSRLDGESAEDGGLSGTPRPRAPPGVTNGTAQGRASSSSQVLYVITSSPGQPRRNVPGQWAGPGRGGGRGATWTIYALAGLLVLTVAALLAKLLLHITLKSPRIPAASGSDGCGQSVSTSSEPWIILYRPSTISLFKKKLKNHHHHHHGDLSPLVGN
- the coq5 gene encoding 2-methoxy-6-polyprenyl-1,4-benzoquinol methylase, mitochondrial — translated: MAASVRPLLERMIFRPSAGAVSVSVADGWRPSPRCYATASCRSFSGGAAEKSTHFGFETVPESEKAKKVYTVFENVAHKYDVMNDAMSLGIHRLWKDALLRAAHPQPGARLLDVAGGTGDIAFRFLEYVGSQKGRWAGRSSWWQDICQKDPGNREEGEEGPTRDSRVVVCDINKEMLKVGRRKARRTGLADGVLWVAGDAEELPFDDAQFDIYTIAFGLRNVTHVELALREALRVLKPGGRFMCLEFSRVTDPVLARLYDAYSFQVIPLLGEVIAGDWKSYRYLVESIRRFPAQEALKELLEDAGFCRVGYRNMSGGVVSLHSGFKL
- the znrf3 gene encoding LOW QUALITY PROTEIN: E3 ubiquitin-protein ligase znrf3 (The sequence of the model RefSeq protein was modified relative to this genomic sequence to represent the inferred CDS: deleted 1 base in 1 codon), which codes for MITTTTRTTTRTMLLLMPTMVAPWRGGSERDHPHPQPHPLPHHYHHPGSSAAAALLFLAAVLASEPRVALAKDTAYVEVVLFESSANGDYTTYTTGLQGRFSRAGATISAEGEIVQMHPLGLCNNNDEEDLYEYGWVGVVKLEQPELDPSCLTVLGKAKRAVQRGATAVIFDVSENPDAIDQLNQVADGPLKRPVVYVKGNDAVKLMNIVNKQKVARARIQHRPPRQPTEYFDMGIFLAFFVVVSLVCLILLVKIKLKQRRSQSSMNRMASQALDKMETRKFKAKGGKAAMTAAATAAAAMAAARESGRGTSDSLSSSSTADCAICLEKYIDGEELRVIPCAHRFHKKCVDPWLLQHHTCPHCRHNIIEQKLACAEPGRQQQRPVPPVHHPGSRAQQRVGRVTAYPTRTGVDPHGNTVTVLMAEHPDPAGLYSPRAASSFLRSYHAALHLDRSLNPHRCALQHRGPPAYQARPPPQQPALKRPKFHGRNLARPACYPQYQTMYQHYYFQGLTFPQMPPEAGRGPPAPGHGTFWQGLSYPDGGGAPGPSCSHGQRSPCSGYLADCPGSDSSSSGGGGGGDGVGSGPCHCSSSDSVLDCTEVSNQGVYGSRSTFRSSLSSDYDPFVYRSKSPCGASAGEAWPPAPEESAPSSAGHGRRPPPYNSGDRLSDSSSRSSLESGADELGAAPGVACACACRSRRGSARRARGEGLPCCFYQEVKVHGGPRHAEDYAVNVRYAEVEARPAQVQAQAQAQACRERDQRIAIIPEDADCQSSLLPAGDFLARGRPCPRTEETRPLFPSHSSENTLGPSTESAPAV